In one Candidatus Caccoplasma merdavium genomic region, the following are encoded:
- the cysQ gene encoding 3'(2'),5'-bisphosphate nucleotidase CysQ, which translates to MTAENLLLLAIHASLKAGDDIRRIYNKSESDFGIEYKADHSPLTIADKASDATIGQMLETTPYPILTEEKKALPFDERKNWEKLWIVDPLDGTKEFIKRNGEFTVNIALVEKGIPMLGVIYVPVKERLYFGCVGMGAFRADDITRLSEDSTLSDIIAASCALPLSTDTRRPFTVVASRSHLSPETETFINDLRKAHPELETVSIGSSLKICLVCEGAADIYPRFAPTMEWDTAAGHAIARAIGKEILHTDRSTPLRYNKADLHNPWFIVE; encoded by the coding sequence ATGACAGCTGAAAATTTGTTATTACTGGCTATACACGCCTCATTAAAGGCCGGAGACGATATTCGCCGCATCTACAACAAGTCCGAAAGCGATTTCGGTATCGAATACAAAGCCGACCACTCACCTTTGACGATTGCAGACAAAGCATCGGACGCCACTATCGGACAGATGCTCGAAACAACCCCCTATCCCATTCTCACTGAGGAGAAAAAAGCATTACCTTTTGACGAAAGGAAAAATTGGGAGAAGTTATGGATTGTCGACCCCCTCGACGGGACCAAAGAATTCATCAAACGAAACGGGGAATTTACTGTAAACATAGCATTGGTCGAGAAGGGAATCCCTATGCTCGGCGTTATCTATGTCCCCGTCAAAGAGCGTCTCTACTTCGGATGCGTAGGCATGGGAGCCTTCCGCGCCGATGATATAACCCGCCTTTCCGAAGACAGCACCTTGTCTGATATTATCGCCGCATCGTGTGCATTGCCACTCTCCACCGATACCAGACGGCCGTTCACGGTTGTGGCTTCGCGCTCTCATCTCTCGCCCGAAACCGAGACTTTCATCAACGACCTGCGCAAAGCCCACCCCGAACTCGAAACCGTCTCGATAGGAAGCTCGCTAAAAATATGCCTCGTGTGTGAAGGAGCGGCCGATATATATCCCCGTTTTGCCCCGACCATGGAATGGGACACGGCAGCCGGCCATGCCATAGCCCGTGCCATCGGGAAAGAAATTCTCCACACCGACAGGTCGACACCGCTTCGATACAATAAAGCAGATCTTCACAACCCTTGGTTTATCGTAGAATAA
- the cysC gene encoding adenylyl-sulfate kinase, with product MEKHIYPIFDRMLQRSDREKLLGQRGVMLWFTGLSGSGKSTLAVALERELYNNGILCRILDGDNIRTGINNNLGFSEADRIENIRRIAEVAKLFVDCGIVTIAAFISPTEEIRQMAANIIGSDDFLEIYVSTPLEVCEERDVKGLYKKARQGEIKNFTGISAPFEAPSNPAVTIDTSAHTLEESINLLKKIIMPQIKPM from the coding sequence ATGGAAAAACACATATATCCCATATTCGACCGCATGCTGCAACGTAGCGACCGAGAAAAATTGTTAGGACAAAGAGGTGTCATGCTGTGGTTCACCGGGCTGTCCGGCTCCGGTAAAAGCACCTTGGCCGTCGCTCTCGAACGAGAATTATACAACAACGGCATCTTGTGCCGTATCCTCGACGGAGACAACATTCGCACAGGCATCAACAACAATTTAGGATTTTCCGAAGCCGACCGCATCGAAAACATACGCCGCATTGCCGAAGTGGCCAAACTCTTCGTCGACTGCGGTATCGTAACGATAGCGGCTTTTATCAGTCCAACCGAAGAAATCAGGCAAATGGCCGCCAACATCATCGGTTCCGATGATTTTCTCGAAATCTATGTAAGCACACCGCTCGAAGTCTGCGAAGAAAGAGATGTCAAAGGGCTCTACAAGAAAGCCCGACAAGGTGAGATAAAAAATTTCACGGGTATCTCGGCACCATTTGAAGCACCGAGCAACCCGGCCGTCACCATCGACACATCGGCACACACACTCGAAGAAAGCATAAATTTGCTCAAAAAAATCATCATGCCCCAAATAAAGCCCATGTAG
- the cysD gene encoding sulfate adenylyltransferase subunit CysD, with protein sequence MMSEYKLSHLKELESESIHIIREVAAEFENPVMLYSIGKDSSVMVRLAEKAFAPGKVPFPLMHIDSKWKFKEMIEFRDKYAKEHDWNLIVEYNKEAYEAGVGPYTHGSKVHTDLMKTQALLHALDKYKFDAAFGGARRDEEKSRAKERIFSFRDRFHQWDPKNQRPELWDIYNTRVHKGESIRVFPLSNWTELDIWQYIRLENIPIVPLYFAKERPIVNIDGNLIMVDDDRMPEVYRKQAKMMKVRFRTLGCYPLTGAIESEADTIEKIVEEMMTTTKSERTTRVIDFDQEASMEQKKREGYF encoded by the coding sequence ATCATGTCAGAATACAAACTGAGCCACTTGAAAGAGTTGGAATCGGAATCGATTCATATCATACGAGAAGTGGCTGCCGAATTTGAAAATCCGGTCATGTTATACTCCATCGGCAAAGACTCGTCGGTCATGGTAAGACTTGCCGAAAAAGCCTTTGCTCCCGGAAAAGTGCCGTTTCCTTTGATGCACATCGACTCAAAATGGAAATTCAAAGAGATGATTGAGTTCCGAGACAAATATGCCAAGGAACACGATTGGAATCTGATTGTAGAGTACAACAAAGAAGCATACGAGGCCGGTGTGGGTCCCTACACCCATGGCAGCAAGGTGCATACCGACTTGATGAAGACGCAAGCCCTGCTCCATGCCCTCGACAAATATAAATTCGACGCCGCATTCGGCGGTGCCCGTCGCGACGAAGAGAAGTCTCGTGCCAAAGAACGCATTTTCTCATTCCGCGACCGCTTCCACCAATGGGATCCCAAAAACCAGCGTCCCGAGTTGTGGGACATCTACAACACCCGGGTGCACAAGGGTGAGTCGATACGCGTGTTCCCGCTTTCCAACTGGACCGAATTGGACATTTGGCAATATATTCGTCTCGAAAATATCCCCATCGTCCCCCTCTATTTTGCCAAAGAACGGCCCATCGTCAACATCGACGGCAATCTCATCATGGTCGACGACGACCGTATGCCCGAAGTCTACCGGAAACAAGCCAAGATGATGAAAGTTCGCTTCCGCACCCTCGGTTGTTACCCCCTGACCGGAGCCATCGAATCCGAGGCCGACACGATAGAAAAAATCGTCGAAGAGATGATGACCACCACCAAAAGCGAACGCACTACGCGCGTCATCGACTTCGACCAGGAAGCCAGTATGGAACAGAAAAAACGTGAAGGATACTTCTAA
- the cysN gene encoding sulfate adenylyltransferase subunit CysN produces MNDINENKLDIKEFLDQDEKKDQLRLLTAGSVDDGKSTLIGRLLFDSKKLYEDQLDALKRDSKRVGNAGENIDYALLLDGLKAEREQGITIDVAYRYFSTNKRKFIIADTPGHEQYTRNMITGGSTANLAIILVDARTGVITQTRRHTYLVSLLGIKHIVLAVNKMDLVDYNQSTFDKIVDEYKKFVAPLQIPDITCIPLSALHGDNVVEKSEKMPWYEGTSLLDFLETVHIANDHNLKDFRYPIQYVLRPNLDFRGFSGRIASGVVHKGDEVMAIPSGKKSRVKSIVTYDGELDMAFPPQSVTITLEDEIDLSRGEMLVHPDNLPHISRNFEAMLVWMDEKPMQRDQQYFIKQTTNTTRVHIDQIKYKVDVNTMEQSMAETMNLNEIARAVFVTNKPIFFDSYKQNKSCGSFILIDPITNNTSAVGMIIDEVNSADLSSAITEEDRRKTRDGISLVSESEREKLIGQEGKLFLIAGNNLPLQRECAYLLERRLFDTGHLAIVLDAQTLGIESKSQIETFAAIATELTRKGIITICIDLYGEIKVDNAFTIAVDENSTQPVDKNKDYCTVCQQHLAASIEDIINLKL; encoded by the coding sequence ATGAACGATATAAACGAAAATAAACTGGACATTAAAGAATTTCTCGACCAAGACGAGAAAAAAGACCAGTTGCGACTGCTGACCGCAGGCTCGGTCGATGACGGTAAATCGACCTTGATAGGCCGACTGCTTTTCGACAGCAAGAAACTCTATGAAGACCAACTCGACGCTCTCAAACGCGATAGCAAACGCGTTGGCAATGCCGGAGAGAACATCGACTATGCCCTCCTGCTCGATGGCTTGAAGGCCGAACGCGAACAAGGCATTACCATCGATGTCGCCTACCGTTACTTCTCCACCAACAAACGGAAATTCATCATCGCCGACACTCCGGGGCACGAACAGTATACCCGGAACATGATTACCGGCGGTTCGACAGCCAACCTGGCCATCATTCTGGTCGATGCCCGCACCGGTGTCATCACCCAAACCCGTCGGCACACCTACTTGGTCTCTCTGCTGGGAATCAAACATATCGTACTGGCTGTCAATAAAATGGACCTTGTTGATTACAACCAGTCCACCTTCGATAAAATTGTCGACGAATACAAGAAATTCGTAGCTCCGCTGCAAATCCCCGACATAACCTGCATTCCTCTCTCGGCCCTCCATGGTGACAATGTGGTCGAGAAATCAGAGAAAATGCCGTGGTACGAAGGAACCTCCCTACTCGATTTTCTCGAAACCGTACACATTGCCAACGACCATAACCTGAAAGATTTTCGTTACCCCATACAATATGTGTTGCGTCCCAATCTCGATTTCCGGGGATTCTCGGGTCGTATCGCATCGGGTGTCGTGCACAAAGGCGACGAGGTCATGGCTATCCCGTCGGGAAAAAAGTCGCGCGTAAAATCGATTGTCACCTACGACGGGGAGCTCGACATGGCATTCCCGCCCCAATCGGTCACCATCACCCTCGAAGACGAAATCGACCTCTCACGAGGTGAAATGCTCGTCCACCCCGACAATCTACCCCATATCAGTCGGAATTTCGAAGCCATGCTCGTGTGGATGGACGAAAAACCCATGCAGCGCGACCAACAATACTTCATCAAACAAACGACCAACACGACTCGGGTACACATCGACCAAATCAAATACAAAGTCGATGTCAATACCATGGAACAATCCATGGCCGAGACAATGAATCTGAACGAAATAGCTCGCGCCGTATTCGTCACAAACAAACCCATCTTCTTCGACTCATACAAACAGAACAAAAGTTGCGGCTCGTTTATTCTCATCGATCCGATTACCAACAACACGAGTGCCGTAGGTATGATTATCGACGAAGTGAACAGCGCCGACCTCTCTTCGGCCATCACCGAAGAAGACCGCAGAAAGACCCGTGACGGCATTTCCCTCGTGTCTGAGAGTGAACGGGAAAAGCTGATTGGTCAAGAAGGAAAACTGTTCCTCATTGCCGGCAACAACCTGCCGCTGCAACGCGAATGCGCCTATCTGCTCGAACGTCGTCTCTTCGACACGGGACATCTTGCCATCGTACTCGACGCACAGACCTTGGGCATTGAAAGCAAATCTCAAATCGAGACGTTTGCCGCCATAGCCACCGAACTCACGCGCAAAGGCATCATCACGATTTGCATCGACCTCTATGGCGAAATCAAAGTTGACAACGCATTCACCATTGCCGTCGACGAGAACTCGACACAACCCGTCGACAAGAACAAAGACTACTGCACCGTGTGCCAACAGCACTTGGCTGCCTCAATTGAAGACATCATCAATTTAAAACTCTGA
- a CDS encoding sulfotransferase, with the protein MGFNFQKLPVNTLIGADWETFHQVTAGRQVDKGYKTKYRLTKAICRLLSLTNGIENRRYEKWLAEKPIENAPVFILGHWRSGTTFVHNVLSQDKQFGYNTTYQTVFPHMMLFGQPLFKKMAAMAIPKKRPTDNMELKADQPQEEEFALVNMTPYTFYNFWFYPKYTQEYSKKYLLFEEASKEEIEAFKQTFERLIKISLWNTHGQRFLSKNPPHTGRVKALLEMFPDAKFIYLMRNPYTVFESTRSFFTNTIQPLKLQDISKEKIVENIIKVYTDLYARYLEDKKLIPEGNLIEIKFEDFESDALEMTRKIYETLSLPGFEEARPQIEAYINGKKGYKKNKYNYDPETVRIVEENWDFALKDWGYKL; encoded by the coding sequence ATGGGATTCAACTTCCAAAAGTTACCCGTCAACACCCTGATAGGAGCCGATTGGGAAACGTTCCATCAGGTAACCGCCGGACGACAAGTCGATAAAGGCTACAAAACCAAATATCGTCTCACCAAAGCCATCTGCCGCCTGTTGAGCCTGACAAACGGCATCGAGAACCGTCGTTATGAAAAGTGGTTGGCCGAAAAGCCCATCGAGAATGCTCCGGTATTTATCCTCGGGCATTGGCGCAGCGGAACGACTTTCGTGCACAACGTCCTCTCGCAAGACAAGCAATTTGGATACAACACCACCTACCAAACGGTGTTCCCGCACATGATGCTCTTCGGGCAACCGCTATTCAAGAAAATGGCGGCCATGGCCATTCCCAAGAAACGGCCTACCGACAATATGGAGCTCAAAGCCGACCAACCGCAAGAAGAGGAGTTCGCGCTCGTAAATATGACCCCATACACCTTCTACAATTTCTGGTTCTATCCAAAGTACACCCAAGAATACAGCAAAAAATACCTTCTCTTCGAGGAGGCTTCAAAAGAAGAAATCGAGGCATTCAAACAAACCTTCGAGCGGCTCATCAAAATCTCGCTTTGGAACACCCACGGGCAACGCTTCCTCTCCAAGAACCCGCCTCACACAGGACGGGTCAAAGCCCTGCTCGAAATGTTTCCCGACGCCAAGTTCATCTACCTGATGCGCAACCCATATACGGTATTCGAATCGACGCGGAGTTTCTTCACAAACACCATTCAACCGCTGAAACTGCAAGACATCTCCAAAGAAAAAATCGTCGAAAACATCATCAAGGTATATACCGACCTCTATGCTCGCTATCTGGAAGACAAAAAACTCATACCCGAAGGGAACCTCATAGAGATAAAGTTTGAAGATTTCGAATCGGACGCTCTCGAAATGACCCGTAAAATCTACGAAACACTTTCCTTGCCGGGATTCGAAGAGGCACGTCCGCAAATCGAAGCCTATATCAACGGGAAGAAAGGGTACAAGAAAAACAAATACAACTACGACCCCGAAACCGTACGCATCGTCGAAGAGAATTGGGACTTTGCGTTGAAAGACTGGGGATATAAACTCTAA
- the fucI gene encoding L-fucose isomerase: protein MKNYPKIGIRPVIDGRQGGVRESLEEKTMSLAKAVANLISSHVKYSDGTPVQCVIADGTIGRVGETAACQEKFEREGVGATITVTSCWCYGSETMDMHPHWPKAVWGFNGTERPGAVYLAAVLAAHAQKGLPAFGIYGHDVQDLDDNSIPEDVAEKILRWARAAVAVAQMRGGSYLSIGSQCMGIAGSIVDQNFFQEYLGMRNESIDEVEILRRMDEGIYDKDEYEKAMAWTEKYCKVNEGWDKNRPEKQKDRAGKDADWDFVVKMTLIIRDLMLGNPRLQEMGFKEEAIGHHAIAAGFQGQRQWTDWKPNGDFSEALLCSTFDWNGIRESYVLATENDACNGIAMLFGKLLTGCGQMFSDVRTYWSPEAVKRVTGKELTGLAANGIIHLINSGATTLDATGASINAAGEPCMKPCWEMTDKDAEACLKNTSWMPADRDYFRGGGFSSHFLSKGGMPVTMSRLNLVKGLGPVLQIAEGWTVDVDPEIFKTINMRTDPTWPTTWFAPRLCDKPAFKDVYSVMNNWGANHGAISYGHIGADLITLASMLRIPVCMHNVDEEKIFRPAAWNAFGMDKEGADYRACAAYGPIYK from the coding sequence ATGAAAAATTACCCCAAAATCGGTATCCGTCCAGTTATCGACGGGCGGCAAGGCGGTGTAAGAGAAAGCCTCGAAGAAAAAACAATGAGTTTGGCCAAAGCCGTAGCAAACCTCATTTCAAGTCATGTAAAGTACAGCGATGGTACACCGGTTCAATGTGTAATTGCCGATGGCACCATAGGTCGTGTTGGAGAAACAGCAGCCTGCCAGGAAAAATTCGAACGCGAAGGTGTAGGAGCCACCATCACCGTCACCTCTTGCTGGTGTTACGGTTCCGAGACCATGGACATGCACCCCCACTGGCCGAAAGCCGTATGGGGATTTAACGGGACAGAACGCCCCGGTGCCGTATATTTGGCCGCCGTATTGGCCGCTCATGCCCAAAAAGGACTGCCCGCCTTTGGAATCTACGGGCATGATGTGCAAGACCTCGACGACAACTCCATACCCGAAGATGTCGCCGAAAAAATCCTCCGCTGGGCTCGTGCCGCCGTTGCCGTAGCTCAAATGCGCGGCGGAAGCTATCTCTCCATCGGTAGCCAGTGCATGGGTATCGCAGGAAGTATCGTCGACCAAAACTTTTTCCAGGAATACCTCGGCATGCGCAACGAAAGCATCGATGAAGTAGAAATACTCCGTCGCATGGACGAAGGTATCTATGACAAGGACGAGTATGAAAAAGCAATGGCTTGGACCGAAAAATATTGCAAAGTCAATGAAGGCTGGGACAAGAACCGCCCCGAGAAACAAAAAGACCGCGCAGGCAAAGATGCCGACTGGGATTTTGTGGTGAAAATGACCCTCATTATCCGCGACCTGATGCTCGGAAATCCCCGATTGCAGGAAATGGGCTTCAAAGAAGAGGCCATCGGCCACCACGCCATTGCTGCCGGGTTCCAAGGTCAGCGTCAATGGACCGACTGGAAACCCAATGGCGATTTCAGCGAAGCGCTCCTATGCAGTACATTCGACTGGAACGGCATTCGAGAATCTTATGTCCTGGCCACTGAAAATGATGCCTGCAACGGCATTGCCATGTTGTTTGGCAAACTCCTGACGGGCTGCGGACAGATGTTCTCCGACGTGCGTACCTATTGGAGTCCCGAAGCCGTGAAACGTGTCACAGGAAAAGAACTCACAGGCTTGGCAGCAAACGGAATCATACACCTCATCAACTCGGGCGCAACGACACTCGACGCCACCGGAGCAAGCATCAATGCAGCCGGTGAGCCTTGCATGAAACCTTGCTGGGAAATGACCGACAAGGATGCCGAGGCTTGTCTGAAAAACACCAGTTGGATGCCTGCCGACAGAGACTATTTCCGCGGTGGAGGCTTCTCTTCTCATTTCTTGTCGAAAGGCGGTATGCCGGTAACCATGTCGCGACTGAATCTCGTCAAAGGTCTCGGCCCCGTATTACAGATAGCCGAAGGTTGGACGGTCGATGTCGATCCCGAAATCTTCAAGACTATCAACATGCGCACCGACCCCACATGGCCTACCACTTGGTTTGCCCCCCGTCTGTGCGACAAACCTGCGTTCAAAGACGTATATTCGGTCATGAACAACTGGGGCGCCAACCACGGAGCCATCTCCTATGGACACATCGGAGCCGACCTCATCACTTTGGCATCGATGCTCCGCATACCCGTGTGCATGCACAACGTCGATGAAGAAAAAATATTCCGTCCCGCTGCCTGGAACGCCTTCGGCATGGACAAGGAAGGTGCCGACTACCGTGCCTGCGCGGCTTACGGTCCCATATACAAATAG
- the fucO gene encoding lactaldehyde reductase, translated as MINRFVLNEVSYFGPGAREVLPKEIKRLGLHKAFVATDKDLIKFGVADKVLSVLKEAGIPYEIFSDIKPNPTVANVNAGVKAFAESGADFILAIGGGSSIDTSKAIGIITNNPEFSDVVSLEGVADTKKKSVPIIALPTTAGTAAEVTINYVITDEKNEKKMVCVDPNDIPAIAIIDAELMYTLPKGLTAATGLDALTHAIEGLITKGAWEMSDMFEIKAIEMINRYLETAVNEPQNAEARNGMAVAQYIAGMAFSNVGLGVVHGMAHPLGAIFDIPHGVANALLLPTIMEFNAPAALDKYVTIAKAMNVYKDGMSKEEAAQAAVDAVKSLSIRVGIPQHLSELGIKESDLPKLADSAIADVCTPGNPREVTRDIILDLYRKVL; from the coding sequence ATGATCAACAGATTTGTTCTCAACGAAGTTTCATACTTCGGACCTGGTGCTCGTGAAGTTCTGCCCAAAGAAATCAAACGTCTCGGCCTGCACAAAGCTTTTGTAGCCACCGACAAAGACCTCATCAAATTTGGAGTCGCCGATAAAGTGCTCTCCGTCTTGAAAGAGGCCGGTATCCCCTATGAAATATTCAGCGACATCAAACCCAATCCTACGGTCGCCAATGTAAACGCCGGTGTGAAAGCGTTTGCCGAGTCAGGAGCCGACTTTATCCTGGCCATCGGTGGCGGCTCTTCCATCGACACGTCCAAAGCCATCGGTATCATCACCAACAATCCCGAGTTCAGCGATGTCGTATCGCTCGAAGGCGTAGCTGATACCAAAAAGAAATCGGTGCCCATCATCGCCCTCCCCACCACGGCAGGTACCGCAGCAGAGGTGACCATCAACTACGTCATCACAGATGAGAAAAACGAGAAAAAGATGGTATGCGTCGACCCGAACGACATTCCCGCCATCGCCATCATCGATGCAGAGTTGATGTATACCTTACCCAAAGGACTCACCGCCGCTACCGGTCTCGACGCCCTCACCCATGCTATCGAAGGATTGATTACCAAAGGAGCTTGGGAAATGAGCGACATGTTCGAAATCAAGGCCATCGAAATGATCAACCGTTACCTCGAAACCGCCGTCAATGAACCCCAAAACGCAGAAGCCCGCAACGGTATGGCCGTAGCCCAATATATCGCCGGTATGGCTTTCTCCAACGTCGGTTTGGGTGTCGTTCACGGTATGGCTCACCCGCTGGGCGCCATCTTCGACATTCCTCACGGTGTAGCCAACGCATTGCTGTTGCCCACCATCATGGAATTCAACGCACCTGCGGCTCTCGACAAATATGTAACCATTGCCAAAGCCATGAACGTTTACAAAGACGGCATGAGCAAAGAAGAGGCCGCACAAGCAGCCGTAGATGCAGTGAAGTCATTGTCGATAAGAGTAGGCATACCTCAACATCTGAGCGAACTCGGTATCAAGGAAAGCGACCTGCCCAAATTGGCCGACTCGGCTATCGCCGACGTCTGCACCCCGGGCAATCCGCGCGAAGTAACCCGCGACATCATTCTCGACCTTTATCGCAAAGTTCTTTAA
- a CDS encoding L-rhamnose mutarotase produces the protein METPLSGYRVKSYGQPVKRYCQTLNLKENPELIAEYRKRHQKENAWPEILAGIKEVGILEMEIYIVGSRLFMIVETPLDFDWTTAMERLSTLPRQQEWEDYMSMFQQAAEGASSAEKWQLMERMFHLY, from the coding sequence ATGGAAACACCCCTATCGGGATATAGGGTCAAATCGTATGGCCAACCGGTCAAACGCTATTGCCAAACTCTCAATCTGAAAGAGAATCCCGAATTGATAGCAGAATATCGCAAACGTCACCAAAAAGAAAACGCCTGGCCCGAGATATTGGCAGGTATCAAAGAAGTCGGTATCCTCGAAATGGAAATCTACATTGTGGGAAGCCGCCTGTTTATGATTGTGGAAACGCCACTCGATTTTGACTGGACGACGGCAATGGAACGCCTCAGTACGCTTCCTCGCCAACAGGAGTGGGAAGACTACATGTCGATGTTCCAACAGGCAGCCGAAGGGGCATCGTCGGCCGAGAAATGGCAACTCATGGAGCGTATGTTCCATCTTTACTAA